From one Peromyscus maniculatus bairdii isolate BWxNUB_F1_BW_parent chromosome 17, HU_Pman_BW_mat_3.1, whole genome shotgun sequence genomic stretch:
- the Fbxo25 gene encoding F-box only protein 25 isoform X1 yields the protein MPFLGQDWRSPGWSWIKTEDGWKRCDSCSQELRSENSQCTINHSIILNNGEEEIFSNECEYAAKKRKKEHFGNNTAAHSFYREKWIYVHKESTKERHGYCTLGEAFNRLDFLSAIQDIRRFTYVVKLLQLIAKSQLTSLSGVAQKNYFNILDKIVQKVLDDHQNPRLIKDLLQDLSSTLCILVRGVGKSVLVGNINIWICRLETVLNWQQQLQNLQMTKQVNSGLTLSDLPLHMLNNILYRFSDGWDIVTLGQVTPTLYMLSEDRRLWKKLCQYHFAEKQFCRHLILSEKGHIEWKLMYFTLQKYYPTKEQYGDTLHFCRHCSILFWKDYHLAWLLKDSGHPCTAADPDSCFTPVSPQHFIDLFKF from the exons ATGCCATTTCTGGGTCAGGACTGGAGATCCCCTGGGTGGAGCTGGATTAAAACTGAGGATGGATGGAAAAGGTGTGACTCCTGTAGCCAAGAGCTCAGGAGTGAGAATAGCCAGTGCACCATCAACCACAGCAT TATCTTAAACAATGGCGAAGAAGAAATATTCAGTAATGAGTGTGAATATGCAgccaaaaagaggaagaaggaacatTTTGGAAACAATACAGCTGCTCACA GTTTTTATCGTGAAAAATGGATCTATGTCCATAAAGAAAGCACAAAAGAA AGGCATGGCTACTGTACCCTGGGAGAAGCCTTCAACCGACTAGACTTCTTAAGTGCAATTCAGGATATTAGAAGGTTCACGTACGTGGTCAAA CTACTGCAGCTCATTGCCAAGTCCCAGTTAACCTCCCTGAGCGGAGTGGCGCAGAAGAACTACTTCAACATTCTGGATAAAATCGTTCAGAAGG ttctTGACGACCATCAGAATCCTCGCCTTATCAAAGACCTTCTTCAAGACTTAAGCTCCACCCTTTGTATCCTCGTGAGAGGGGTGGGGAAGTCAGTGTTGGTGGGAAACATCAACATTTGGATTTGCCGCTTAGAAACTGTTCTCAACTGGCAACAGCAGCTGCAGAATCTTCAGATGACTAAG CAGGTCAACTCTGGCCTCACACTCAGTGACCTGCCCCTGCACATGCTGAACAACATCCTGTACCGTTTCTCAGATGGCTGGGACATTGTCACACTGGGCCAGGTGACACCAACCCTGTATATGCTCAGTGAAGACAGGCGGCTGTGGAAGAAGCTCTGTCAGTACCACTTTGCAGAGAAGCAG ttttgtagACACTTGATCCTTTCAGAGAAAGGTCACATCGAATGGAAGTTGATGTATTTCACACTTCAGAAATATTACCCGACTAAAGAACAGTATGGAGACACTCTACATTTCTGTCGGCACTGCAGCATTCTTTTCTGGAAG GACTACCACCTTGCTTGGTTGTTGAAG gaCTCGGGACACCCCTGCACCGCGGCTGACCCCGACAGCTGCTTTACCCCGGTGTCTCCCCAGCACTTCATCGACCTCTTCAAGTTCTAA
- the Fbxo25 gene encoding F-box only protein 25 isoform X3, which yields MPFLGQDWRSPGWSWIKTEDGWKRCDSCSQELRSENSQCTINHSIILNNGEEEIFSNECEYAAKKRKKEHFGNNTAAHSFYREKWIYVHKESTKERHGYCTLGEAFNRLDFLSAIQDIRRFTYVVKLLQLIAKSQLTSLSGVAQKNYFNILDKIVQKVLDDHQNPRLIKDLLQDLSSTLCILVRGVGKSVLVGNINIWICRLETVLNWQQQLQNLQMTKQVNSGLTLSDLPLHMLNNILYRFSDGWDIVTLGQVTPTLYMLSEDRRLWKKLCQYHFAEKQFCRHLILSEKGHIEWKLMYFTLQKYYPTKEQYGDTLHFCRHCSILFWKDSGHPCTAADPDSCFTPVSPQHFIDLFKF from the exons ATGCCATTTCTGGGTCAGGACTGGAGATCCCCTGGGTGGAGCTGGATTAAAACTGAGGATGGATGGAAAAGGTGTGACTCCTGTAGCCAAGAGCTCAGGAGTGAGAATAGCCAGTGCACCATCAACCACAGCAT TATCTTAAACAATGGCGAAGAAGAAATATTCAGTAATGAGTGTGAATATGCAgccaaaaagaggaagaaggaacatTTTGGAAACAATACAGCTGCTCACA GTTTTTATCGTGAAAAATGGATCTATGTCCATAAAGAAAGCACAAAAGAA AGGCATGGCTACTGTACCCTGGGAGAAGCCTTCAACCGACTAGACTTCTTAAGTGCAATTCAGGATATTAGAAGGTTCACGTACGTGGTCAAA CTACTGCAGCTCATTGCCAAGTCCCAGTTAACCTCCCTGAGCGGAGTGGCGCAGAAGAACTACTTCAACATTCTGGATAAAATCGTTCAGAAGG ttctTGACGACCATCAGAATCCTCGCCTTATCAAAGACCTTCTTCAAGACTTAAGCTCCACCCTTTGTATCCTCGTGAGAGGGGTGGGGAAGTCAGTGTTGGTGGGAAACATCAACATTTGGATTTGCCGCTTAGAAACTGTTCTCAACTGGCAACAGCAGCTGCAGAATCTTCAGATGACTAAG CAGGTCAACTCTGGCCTCACACTCAGTGACCTGCCCCTGCACATGCTGAACAACATCCTGTACCGTTTCTCAGATGGCTGGGACATTGTCACACTGGGCCAGGTGACACCAACCCTGTATATGCTCAGTGAAGACAGGCGGCTGTGGAAGAAGCTCTGTCAGTACCACTTTGCAGAGAAGCAG ttttgtagACACTTGATCCTTTCAGAGAAAGGTCACATCGAATGGAAGTTGATGTATTTCACACTTCAGAAATATTACCCGACTAAAGAACAGTATGGAGACACTCTACATTTCTGTCGGCACTGCAGCATTCTTTTCTGGAAG gaCTCGGGACACCCCTGCACCGCGGCTGACCCCGACAGCTGCTTTACCCCGGTGTCTCCCCAGCACTTCATCGACCTCTTCAAGTTCTAA
- the Fbxo25 gene encoding F-box only protein 25 isoform X4 → MPFLGQDWRSPGWSWIKTEDGWKRCDSCSQELRSENSQCTINHSIILNNGEEEIFSNECEYAAKKRKKEHFGNNTAAHSFYREKWIYVHKESTKERHGYCTLGEAFNRLDFLSAIQDIRRFTYVVKLLQLIAKSQLTSLSGVAQKNYFNILDKIVQKVLDDHQNPRLIKDLLQDLSSTLCILVRGVGKSVLVGNINIWICRLETVLNWQQQLQNLQMTKVNSGLTLSDLPLHMLNNILYRFSDGWDIVTLGQVTPTLYMLSEDRRLWKKLCQYHFAEKQFCRHLILSEKGHIEWKLMYFTLQKYYPTKEQYGDTLHFCRHCSILFWKDSGHPCTAADPDSCFTPVSPQHFIDLFKF, encoded by the exons ATGCCATTTCTGGGTCAGGACTGGAGATCCCCTGGGTGGAGCTGGATTAAAACTGAGGATGGATGGAAAAGGTGTGACTCCTGTAGCCAAGAGCTCAGGAGTGAGAATAGCCAGTGCACCATCAACCACAGCAT TATCTTAAACAATGGCGAAGAAGAAATATTCAGTAATGAGTGTGAATATGCAgccaaaaagaggaagaaggaacatTTTGGAAACAATACAGCTGCTCACA GTTTTTATCGTGAAAAATGGATCTATGTCCATAAAGAAAGCACAAAAGAA AGGCATGGCTACTGTACCCTGGGAGAAGCCTTCAACCGACTAGACTTCTTAAGTGCAATTCAGGATATTAGAAGGTTCACGTACGTGGTCAAA CTACTGCAGCTCATTGCCAAGTCCCAGTTAACCTCCCTGAGCGGAGTGGCGCAGAAGAACTACTTCAACATTCTGGATAAAATCGTTCAGAAGG ttctTGACGACCATCAGAATCCTCGCCTTATCAAAGACCTTCTTCAAGACTTAAGCTCCACCCTTTGTATCCTCGTGAGAGGGGTGGGGAAGTCAGTGTTGGTGGGAAACATCAACATTTGGATTTGCCGCTTAGAAACTGTTCTCAACTGGCAACAGCAGCTGCAGAATCTTCAGATGACTAAG GTCAACTCTGGCCTCACACTCAGTGACCTGCCCCTGCACATGCTGAACAACATCCTGTACCGTTTCTCAGATGGCTGGGACATTGTCACACTGGGCCAGGTGACACCAACCCTGTATATGCTCAGTGAAGACAGGCGGCTGTGGAAGAAGCTCTGTCAGTACCACTTTGCAGAGAAGCAG ttttgtagACACTTGATCCTTTCAGAGAAAGGTCACATCGAATGGAAGTTGATGTATTTCACACTTCAGAAATATTACCCGACTAAAGAACAGTATGGAGACACTCTACATTTCTGTCGGCACTGCAGCATTCTTTTCTGGAAG gaCTCGGGACACCCCTGCACCGCGGCTGACCCCGACAGCTGCTTTACCCCGGTGTCTCCCCAGCACTTCATCGACCTCTTCAAGTTCTAA
- the Fbxo25 gene encoding F-box only protein 25 isoform X2 yields MPFLGQDWRSPGWSWIKTEDGWKRCDSCSQELRSENSQCTINHSIILNNGEEEIFSNECEYAAKKRKKEHFGNNTAAHSFYREKWIYVHKESTKERHGYCTLGEAFNRLDFLSAIQDIRRFTYVVKLLQLIAKSQLTSLSGVAQKNYFNILDKIVQKVLDDHQNPRLIKDLLQDLSSTLCILVRGVGKSVLVGNINIWICRLETVLNWQQQLQNLQMTKVNSGLTLSDLPLHMLNNILYRFSDGWDIVTLGQVTPTLYMLSEDRRLWKKLCQYHFAEKQFCRHLILSEKGHIEWKLMYFTLQKYYPTKEQYGDTLHFCRHCSILFWKDYHLAWLLKDSGHPCTAADPDSCFTPVSPQHFIDLFKF; encoded by the exons ATGCCATTTCTGGGTCAGGACTGGAGATCCCCTGGGTGGAGCTGGATTAAAACTGAGGATGGATGGAAAAGGTGTGACTCCTGTAGCCAAGAGCTCAGGAGTGAGAATAGCCAGTGCACCATCAACCACAGCAT TATCTTAAACAATGGCGAAGAAGAAATATTCAGTAATGAGTGTGAATATGCAgccaaaaagaggaagaaggaacatTTTGGAAACAATACAGCTGCTCACA GTTTTTATCGTGAAAAATGGATCTATGTCCATAAAGAAAGCACAAAAGAA AGGCATGGCTACTGTACCCTGGGAGAAGCCTTCAACCGACTAGACTTCTTAAGTGCAATTCAGGATATTAGAAGGTTCACGTACGTGGTCAAA CTACTGCAGCTCATTGCCAAGTCCCAGTTAACCTCCCTGAGCGGAGTGGCGCAGAAGAACTACTTCAACATTCTGGATAAAATCGTTCAGAAGG ttctTGACGACCATCAGAATCCTCGCCTTATCAAAGACCTTCTTCAAGACTTAAGCTCCACCCTTTGTATCCTCGTGAGAGGGGTGGGGAAGTCAGTGTTGGTGGGAAACATCAACATTTGGATTTGCCGCTTAGAAACTGTTCTCAACTGGCAACAGCAGCTGCAGAATCTTCAGATGACTAAG GTCAACTCTGGCCTCACACTCAGTGACCTGCCCCTGCACATGCTGAACAACATCCTGTACCGTTTCTCAGATGGCTGGGACATTGTCACACTGGGCCAGGTGACACCAACCCTGTATATGCTCAGTGAAGACAGGCGGCTGTGGAAGAAGCTCTGTCAGTACCACTTTGCAGAGAAGCAG ttttgtagACACTTGATCCTTTCAGAGAAAGGTCACATCGAATGGAAGTTGATGTATTTCACACTTCAGAAATATTACCCGACTAAAGAACAGTATGGAGACACTCTACATTTCTGTCGGCACTGCAGCATTCTTTTCTGGAAG GACTACCACCTTGCTTGGTTGTTGAAG gaCTCGGGACACCCCTGCACCGCGGCTGACCCCGACAGCTGCTTTACCCCGGTGTCTCCCCAGCACTTCATCGACCTCTTCAAGTTCTAA